A region from the Aphis gossypii isolate Hap1 chromosome 1, ASM2018417v2, whole genome shotgun sequence genome encodes:
- the LOC114131816 gene encoding fructose-1,6-bisphosphatase 1 isoform X1: MSRSTVGLRWFTTFYDYLGVRPIPKAPRLKPVYTMSDQQQYEPPAFDSNCMTLTRYVLAQQKKVPSATGDLTQLLTSIQTAVKAVSSAVRRAGLTHLYGMDGSTNVQGEDVKKLDVLSNELFINMLASSFTVHMMVSEENETVIEIETEKRGKYVVCFDPLDGSSNIDCLVSIGSIFGIFKKTDESNETKVENAFQPGRNMVAAGYALYGSATMMVLALGKGSGVNGFMLDPSIGEFLLTDSNIKIPSKGNIYSINEGYSHLWDKSVTEYVRRKKDPGCGKPYGARYVGSMVADVHRTLKYGGIFMYPATKQSPNGKLRLLYEGNPMAYIIEEAGGIASNGKIPILDLQPTALHQRTPVFLGSKDDVNELLEIYQS; the protein is encoded by the exons atgtcgCGATCCACGGTGGGTCTACGGTGGTTTACCACGTTTTAcg attatctCGGCGTACGTCCGATACCTAAAGCACCGCGTTTGAAACCCGTCTACACGATGTCAGACCAGCAGCAGTACGAGCCACCGGCTTTCGACTCGAACTGCATGACGCTCACGCGGTACGTGTTGGCTCAACAGAAAAAAGTGCCGTCGGCCACAGGAGACCTGACCCAACTGTTGACCAGCATTCAGACGGCTGTCAAGGCGGTCAGCTCGGCCGTGCGAAGGGCCGGACTGACGCatct GTACGGCATGGACGGGTCCACTAACGTGCAGGGCGAAGACGTCAAAAAGTTGGACGTGCTGAGCAACGAACTGTTCATCAACATGTTGGCCTCGTCCTTTACGGTGCACATGATGGTCAGCGAAGAAAACGAGACTGTGATAGAG attgaGACTGAAAAACGCGGTAAATACGTTGTGTGTTTTGACCCTCTGGACGGTTCGTCCAACATCGATTGCCTCGTGTCCATCGGTTCAATATTTGGAATattcaa AAAAACCGACGAGAGCAACGAGACAAAAGTAGAAAATGCCTTTCAACCCGGTAGGAACATGGTAGCCGCCGGTTATGCTCTTTATGGCAGTGCAACAATGATGGTGTTGGCGCTGGGCAAAGGGAGCGGAGTCAATGGGTTTATGTTAGATCCG TCGATTGGTGAGTTTTTGTTGACTGATAGCAACATCAAAATACCCAGCAAGGGAAATATCTACAGCATCAATGAAGGGTACTCGCATTTGTGGGACAAGTCCGTAACAGAATATGTGAGGAGGAAAAAAGATCCGGGG TGTGGTAAACCGTACGGTGCCAGGTATGTTGGCTCGATGGTTGCAGATGTACACCGTACATTGAAGTATGGAGGTATATTCATGTACCCGGCCACAAAACAATCACCAAATGGCAag ttaCGGTTATTATACGAAGGAAACCCAATGGCTTACATAATCGAGGAAGCAGGTGGAATAGCGAGCAATGGTAAAATACCAATTTTGGACCTACAACCCACAGCACTGCATCAGAGAACCCCAGTATTTTTAGGCTCCAAAGATGACGTCAACGAATTGTTAGAAATATATCAatcataa
- the LOC114131816 gene encoding fructose-1,6-bisphosphatase 1 isoform X2 encodes MSDQQQYEPPAFDSNCMTLTRYVLAQQKKVPSATGDLTQLLTSIQTAVKAVSSAVRRAGLTHLYGMDGSTNVQGEDVKKLDVLSNELFINMLASSFTVHMMVSEENETVIEIETEKRGKYVVCFDPLDGSSNIDCLVSIGSIFGIFKKTDESNETKVENAFQPGRNMVAAGYALYGSATMMVLALGKGSGVNGFMLDPSIGEFLLTDSNIKIPSKGNIYSINEGYSHLWDKSVTEYVRRKKDPGCGKPYGARYVGSMVADVHRTLKYGGIFMYPATKQSPNGKLRLLYEGNPMAYIIEEAGGIASNGKIPILDLQPTALHQRTPVFLGSKDDVNELLEIYQS; translated from the exons ATGTCAGACCAGCAGCAGTACGAGCCACCGGCTTTCGACTCGAACTGCATGACGCTCACGCGGTACGTGTTGGCTCAACAGAAAAAAGTGCCGTCGGCCACAGGAGACCTGACCCAACTGTTGACCAGCATTCAGACGGCTGTCAAGGCGGTCAGCTCGGCCGTGCGAAGGGCCGGACTGACGCatct GTACGGCATGGACGGGTCCACTAACGTGCAGGGCGAAGACGTCAAAAAGTTGGACGTGCTGAGCAACGAACTGTTCATCAACATGTTGGCCTCGTCCTTTACGGTGCACATGATGGTCAGCGAAGAAAACGAGACTGTGATAGAG attgaGACTGAAAAACGCGGTAAATACGTTGTGTGTTTTGACCCTCTGGACGGTTCGTCCAACATCGATTGCCTCGTGTCCATCGGTTCAATATTTGGAATattcaa AAAAACCGACGAGAGCAACGAGACAAAAGTAGAAAATGCCTTTCAACCCGGTAGGAACATGGTAGCCGCCGGTTATGCTCTTTATGGCAGTGCAACAATGATGGTGTTGGCGCTGGGCAAAGGGAGCGGAGTCAATGGGTTTATGTTAGATCCG TCGATTGGTGAGTTTTTGTTGACTGATAGCAACATCAAAATACCCAGCAAGGGAAATATCTACAGCATCAATGAAGGGTACTCGCATTTGTGGGACAAGTCCGTAACAGAATATGTGAGGAGGAAAAAAGATCCGGGG TGTGGTAAACCGTACGGTGCCAGGTATGTTGGCTCGATGGTTGCAGATGTACACCGTACATTGAAGTATGGAGGTATATTCATGTACCCGGCCACAAAACAATCACCAAATGGCAag ttaCGGTTATTATACGAAGGAAACCCAATGGCTTACATAATCGAGGAAGCAGGTGGAATAGCGAGCAATGGTAAAATACCAATTTTGGACCTACAACCCACAGCACTGCATCAGAGAACCCCAGTATTTTTAGGCTCCAAAGATGACGTCAACGAATTGTTAGAAATATATCAatcataa
- the LOC114131815 gene encoding nuclear cap-binding protein subunit 1 has product MSRRRIHDSYEDLYGADRGYKKRRRGGSESNDLEDRLESLVLKVGENTTSTIESNLEGLASVLDGDIQNFKKKVLKLLVECAVNMPEKCTIYSTLVGLLNAKNYNFGGEFVENIVRSFKDSLKNNSWNEARVVLRFIGDLVNCHVVSASSFVQLMGSLLDVTKEDGVPNVRKDWYCYAVMSCLPWVGRELYEKREAPLEMLLTTIEVYLNKRPKKHVNMLRIWSTDVPHPQEEYLECLWNQIKKLKHDSWTETIIPRPYLTFDNVLCEALQHNLPPIVPPPHHNACVYPMPWVVYRMFDYTDVTDGHIMPGAHSIERFLVEEHLQQIIDMSCKNRKECATNLMNFVHKNKVPLEYCIVEVIFSLMFHQPKPKYLEVMFGSVFIELSKLSTNTMPLVLAQTTEILYSRIESMHVCAFDRFVSWFAYHLSNFKFSWSWQEWADCLALDPEHPKPKFVREVLQKAMRLSFYERMRDIVPPDFEPLLPEKPEPKFKYAIEKSLLPGQFLSNTLLTKIRNKTTPEDILEILKEPLMSENGEIMEPADICISNPTKIDAFVQTLLYIASKSFSHAFAAITKFISVFKALGETDDGQLQILRSTFDLWSADQQMLTVLIDKMLKTQIIECSSVANWIFSKEMIPEFTKLYIWEILSLTINKMSRHVDRLTRELNEAREKLRTTAATSNSSDDSDGDTEKTEAKPRQSTTTFGGQVPMDVDDNVTEEMVERMEEKLEMAQADQKNLFLIVFQRFIMILSEHLVKCDTDDRPFDTYWYKYTVGRLQQVFLAHHEQVQKYSSTLEGLLFTQDLDIHILEVFHQFLALRS; this is encoded by the exons ATGAGCCGCCGTAGAATTCACGATAGTTACGAAGATCTATAtg gtGCTGATCGAGGGTATAAAAAACGTCGTCGTGGTGGTTCTGAAAGTAATGATTTAGAAGATAGATTGGAAAGTCTTGTTCTTAAAGTTggagaaaat aCAACTAGCACAATAGAAAGTAATTTAGAAGGTTTAGCTAGTGTACTAGATGGTGACATACAAAACTTTAAGAAAAAAGTACTCAAATTATTAGTAGAATGTGCAGTTAATATGCCAGAAAAGTGTACAATTTATTCAACATTGGTTGGCTTGTTGAAcgcaaaaaattacaattttggtGGAGAA tttgTAGAAAACATTGTGCGTTCCTTCAaagatagtttaaaaaataattcttggaATGAAGCTAGAGTAGTTCTACGTTTCATTGGTGATTTGGTAAATTGTCATGTTGTATCAGCTAGCTCATTTGTACAACTTATGGGTAGTTTATTGGATGTTACTAAAGAAGATGGAGTTCCTAATGTACGCAAAGACTG gtattgttATGCTGTTATGTCATGTTTACCATGGGTTGGTAGAGAATTATATGAGAAAAGAGAAGCGCCTCTTGAAATGTTGTTGACAACAATTGaggtatatttgaataaacgtCCAAAAAAGCATGTTAATATGCTGCGGATTTGGTCCACAGATGTACCTCATCCTCAGGAAGAGTACTTGGAATGTTTGTGGAATCAGATTAAAAAACTGAAACATGACAGTTGGACAGAGACCATTATACCAAGACCTTACCTGACATTTGACAATGTTTTGTGTGAAGCTCTTCAGCATAATTTGCCACCTATTGTGCCACCTCCCCATCATAATGCCTGTGTATATCCAATGCCATGGGTTGTGTATCGAATGTTTGATTATACAGATGTCACTGAT GGTCACATTATGCCTGGCGCTCATTCCATTGAACGGTTTTTAGTTGAAGAACATCTACaacaaataattgatatgtcatgcaaaaatagaaaagaatg tgcaactaatttaatgaactttgttcataaaaacaaagttCCTCTAGAGTATTGTATTGTTGAAGTGATATTCAGTTTGATGTTCCACCAGCCCAAACCAAAGTATTTAGAAGTAATGTTTGGCTCTGTCTTCATTGAGTTATCTAAATTATCAACTAACACAATGCCACTTGTGCTGGCTCAAACaacagaaatattatactcCCGTATAGAATCTATGCATGTCTGTGCATTTGATAG gtTTGTATCATGGTTTGCATATCATTTGAGTAATTTCAAGTTCAGTTGGTCTTGGCAAGAGTGGGCAGATTGTTTAGCATTAGATCCAGAACACCCAAAACCAAAGTTTGTGCGCGAAGTTCTTCAGAAAGCAATGAG attatcatTTTATGAGCGTATGCGTGATATCGTGCCACCTGATTTTGAACCTTTATTACCAGAGAAACCGGAACCAAAGTTTAAATATGCAATTGAAAAATCCT TGTTACCTGGTCAGTTTTTATCCAACACATTGCTTActaaaatacgtaataaaaCAACTCCTGAAGatatacttgaaatattaaaagaaccATTAATGTCAGAAAATGGAGAAATCATGGAACCAGCAGACATTTGCATCTCAAATCCAACAAAAATTGATGCTTTTGTTCAAACATTGTTGTATATAGCCAGCAAGTCATTTTCACATGCTTTTGCCGCAATCACAAAGTTCATAAGTGTATTTAAg gCCTTAGGAGAAACCGATGATGGCCAGTTGCAAATATTAAGAAGTACATTTGATTTATGGAGTGCAGATCAGCAAATGTTAACTGTACTCATAGACAAAATGTTAAAGACACAAATTATTGAATGTTCATCAGTGGCAAATTGGATATTCTCAAAAGAAATGATACCAGAATTTACCAA GTTGTATATTTGGGAGATATTGTCATTGACCATTAATAAGATGTCTAGACATGTAGATCGATTGACCAGAGAATTGAATGAAGCTAGAGAAAAGTTACGAACAACAGCAGCAACATCAAATAGTTCAGACGACAGTGATGGAGATACTGAAAAAACTGAGGCAAAACCTCGACAATCAACAACTACATTTGGTGGTCAAGTTCCAATGGATGTAGATGACAATGTTACCGAAGAGATGGTCGAACGTATGGAAGAAAAACTGGAAATGGCACAAGctgatcaaaaaaatttatttttgatagtttttCAG AGattcataatgatattatctGAGCATTTAGTAAAATGTGATACAGATGATAGACCATTTGATACATATTGGTATAAATACACTGTTGGAAGACTACAACAAGTATTTTTAGCT catCATGAACAAGTACAGAAATACAGCAGTACCTTAGAAGGATTACTTTTCACTCAAGACCTTGACATTCATATCCTTGAAGTGTTCCATCAATTCTTAGCTCTTCGTTCTTAA